DNA from Daucus carota subsp. sativus chromosome 1, DH1 v3.0, whole genome shotgun sequence:
TGTGTTAAGTGGGGCATTACATATGCCATTTGATCACCACAAGCTTTGATTCTAAATTCTAGTGGTAAAAATCCAAAACATGAatatacaaacaaatcatagTACAGAATCTATGATAACATTCTATGGTATGTGGCATACTTAGGCCACCAGATGTATCTATCCTCAGATTTCAACCTCCTTTAGCTGGCAATACAACACATCTCAGCTTGAGGTATCCCATTGCTGCTGTAAATTTCCGAGCAATGCAATTTCTGAGCTGCAAGCATACTAGTTTACAATTTGGACTCCTGCAAAATTCGAGTAAAAACAAGTTAACCTATTGTTGACAAAGGGCGTTTAGCAGCACATGACATAACATGAGGTCCACAAAGTACTGGTGCCCAATCTGACCATCACGCCACTGCTTTTTAGCTGGAGCTCGGCCATAGTGTACCCCGTCACTGCATCGATTGTCAAAATGCCACGGATACGTCAAGTCAAAGTCATCAATCACCTTACTAACCAAACCAAATTGCCTTAGTTTGTCCAATAGAATCCCATTAAATGCCTCCATTTTGCTAGGATTGAAGGCCATTCTTCTTGCATAACCAGCAGTTGCAATTGTGCTCCTGAATATAATCTCTGGCAACACCAACCCTTTCTGGCGGACACCCTCAATCACTTCTGACCAAAAAGCTGCTGCATCTTCTGCCCCCCTCGTGAATCTCCTAATCGTAGGCCAGAAAACTCCGTCGTGTAAACCGGAATTAATGATTATGGTGTCCGGGACAATTTCTTGTGAGAAGTAGTTCTTCAACAATTCTCTGTATGTTACATTGTACAGTGAACTCAAACCCTGATAGTTCCCACCAACATTCGAATTGCCATTGAAAATGCTAGTAATTCGAACCGTCTGCATTGGATTGTCTGGGTTGCTGATATTCATATCAAAATGTCTAGGGACATTCTCGTAATCCAGGTCTAGGATAAATTTAAAGATGTTCCGGATAGTATCACAGTGATTTGAATCACCCCAGAAGAAAATCCAGCGGTTACTTAAACAATTCCAAGCTGCTTCACCTGAAAATAGCTTGAACGAACAATGAGTCGAGTATGTCCAACCATTACTCTCTAGCGAGCCTAAGGAACCATCACACCATGGCCGTTGACACGGAAAGTCTGGTTCTTGGCACCTAAATCTACCATCATCACTAATTCCACAGCTATCATTATTGGCATGCCGCGTCCATCTACCCGACCAGATGTCTCTAGTGAAATCAGACTTCATGCATTGTTGTATTGCTGGTAATTGTGCGGAAGACTTGACAAATTTAATTGGAATTgttcgaagcacattatcaatTGCAAATCTTTCAGGGGAATTTTTCAATCCCTGATAGTGCCGAAACAAAAAGATTATAGTAAGATTGTAGTCTCCAGAAAAATCTGGGTGGACTTGAAGGGAAAACGTGTAGGTACCATTGCCTAAATCTTTCACTGGGGGCCTAGACTTCCACAACTCACCCGAAATATCAGTCTCAAAATAATCACCACCAAGACAATGAAGATTTCCCACTTCATCTACTGCTTGGAAAACAAATTCATGAATCTTCCCAGTAGGTAACTCAATGTACTCGCGACCGTCCAACTCAGGGATTGTGATTCCCACCGTCTGAGAGTCACTACACTGCCCAACACCTCCATCTACCCAAGCAGCTAAAAGATTCGATGTAAAGTTTTGCTCTACTTCTGCTGAAATCCATTCCAAACTTAGTGGCTCTCCAAAACTAGAATTAGTGGCATCAAGCTGATCTCGGGTGCCAATTAAGGGCATTGGTTCAGAATCTGCTTGAACATCTTCACCGCGCAGTGTCAAATTTTCTTGGAAACTTAACCTagactgaccagattcattatACTGATCCATAATTTCATGGGTATGTGTCAAATGTTGATGAGCATTATTGAGCTTAATAGCAACAAAATCATTATGAAAACTACTAGAATCCCAACAATCAAACCCATAAATAATTAACAGACCAAGAAAAGATGCAAACATTAGTACCTTGAATGACCAATTAATCATAGGATTAATCTGATATCCCCATGAACAATCCTTAAACAAAGACTTCTGAGGCATCTTATAAACCAAAGCAACACAAACCCAACAACAATAAAAGCTCAAAGAACTAAAAACTAAACTACCCAgaaaacaaaagctagtaaGAATCAAATTGCAACAAAAAAGACTTAAGCTTTGCAACTCAAATAGTATAATAAATTGAAACTTACAGCAGCCAAGAATGTGAGAGGTAGGTGGTGGGCAATGCTAATAAGCTGGTTATGAAGAATGTGAATGTGTAAGAATAGTTGAATATATAAACACAGGAGAAATTAGAGTGGGAAAAGTAGAAGTGAAGGATGGAAGATTGTGTGGTGTTTCAGATTTTAGAATGGACTAGTAAACTAGTAAAACCTCCGAAACAACCTAGGAAACTTAACTTAAGCTTCATGTTATACATGTTATACATCCTTGATCCGTGTGTGTTTAGTCATTAATGACCTCGGATTTGCAATTCATATTTTCTAAGTCCAatctccgtccctttttacatgtcctttttgaaaaaaaaatttgtcctaaattacttgtccacttctcttttcaaagcaacttttt
Protein-coding regions in this window:
- the LOC108225743 gene encoding uncharacterized protein LOC108225743, with protein sequence MPQKSLFKDCSWGYQINPMINWSFKVLMFASFLGLLIIYGFDCWDSSSFHNDFVAIKLNNAHQHLTHTHEIMDQYNESGQSRLSFQENLTLRGEDVQADSEPMPLIGTRDQLDATNSSFGEPLSLEWISAEVEQNFTSNLLAAWVDGGVGQCSDSQTVGITIPELDGREYIELPTGKIHEFVFQAVDEVGNLHCLGGDYFETDISGELWKSRPPVKDLGNGTYTFSLQVHPDFSGDYNLTIIFLFRHYQGLKNSPERFAIDNVLRTIPIKFVKSSAQLPAIQQCMKSDFTRDIWSGRWTRHANNDSCGISDDGRFRCQEPDFPCQRPWCDGSLGSLESNGWTYSTHCSFKLFSGEAAWNCLSNRWIFFWGDSNHCDTIRNIFKFILDLDYENVPRHFDMNISNPDNPMQTVRITSIFNGNSNVGGNYQGLSSLYNVTYRELLKNYFSQEIVPDTIIINSGLHDGVFWPTIRRFTRGAEDAAAFWSEVIEGVRQKGLVLPEIIFRSTIATAGYARRMAFNPSKMEAFNGILLDKLRQFGLVSKVIDDFDLTYPWHFDNRCSDGVHYGRAPAKKQWRDGQIGHQYFVDLMLCHVLLNALCQQ